The following are encoded in a window of Athene noctua chromosome 29, bAthNoc1.hap1.1, whole genome shotgun sequence genomic DNA:
- the SHC1 gene encoding SHC-transforming protein 1 isoform X5 codes for MEYVDMNKLSCGKKTRVEGGQLGGDEWTRHGSFVNKPTRGWLHPDDKVMGPGVSYHVRYMGCVEVLQSMRALDFNTRTQVTREAIGLVCEAVPGAKGAVRRRKPCGRSLNSILGKSNLKFAGMPITLTISTSSLNLMASDCKQIIANHHMQSISFASGGDPDTAEYVAYVAKDPVNQRACHILECPEGLAQDVISTIGQAFELRFKQYLKNPPKLVTPHDRMAGFDGSAWDEEEEEPAPDHQYYNDFPGKEPPIGGVVDMRLRDGAAQTPNHLGATLPVGQTSGGDYDPRKQHAPAQAGREKYPAPVGASGRTDLFDDPSYVNVQNMDKTRQASAAGPPATANGSAQRDLFDMKPFEDALRVPPAVAVGLPPAQVVASMEEQLRREPWYHGKMNRKEAEKLLKVNGDFLVRESTTTPGQYVLTGLQGGQPKHLLLVDPEGVVRTKDHRFESVSHLISYHMDNHLPIISAGSEMCLQQPVERRL; via the exons ATGGAGTACGTG GATATGAACAAGTTGAGCTGCGGGAAGAAGACGCGGGTGGAAGGCGGCCAGCTGGGGGGTGACGAATGGACCCGCCACGGCAGCTTCGTCAATAAGCCCACCCGCGGCTGGCTGCACCCCGATGACAAGGTCATGGGCCCCGGGGTCTCCTACCACGTCCGG TACATGGGCTGCGTGGAAGTTCTCCAGTCCATGAGGGCTTTGGATTTCAACACCAGGACACAGGTCACCAG GGAGGCCATTGGGCTGGTGTGCGAGGCTGTGCCCGGGGCCAAGGGAGCCGTGCGGAGGAGGAAG CCCTGTGGCCGCTCCCTGAACTCCATCCTGGGCAAGAGCAACCTGAAGTTCGCCGGCATGCCCATCACCTTGACCATCTCCACCAGCAGCCTCAACCTCATGGCTTCTGACTGCAAGCAG ATCATTGCCAACCACCACATGCAGTCCATCTCCTTCGCTTCTGGGGGAGACCCG GACACAGCCGAGTACGTCGCTTATGTTGCCAAAGACCCCGTCAATCAGAGAG cctgccatATCCTGGAGTGCCCCGAGGGCTTGGCGCAGGACGTGATCAGTACCATCGGGCAGGCCTTCGAGCTGCGGTTCAAGCAGTACCTGAAAAACCCCCCAAAGCTGGTGACACCCCATGACAG GATGGCAGGGTTTGATGGCTCTGcctgggatgaggaagaggaggaaccagcCCCGGATCACCAGTACTACAACGACTTCCCCGGCAAGGAGCCTCCCATTGGGGGGGTCGTGGACATGCGGCTGCGGGATGGGGCTGCTCAGACCCCCAATCACTTGGGGGCCACGCTG cccgtgggccAGACGTCGGGCGGGGACTACGACCCCCGGAAGCAGCACGCTCCTGCCCAAG CAGGGAGAGAGAAATACCCAGCTCCGGTGGGTGCGTCCGGCCGCACGGATCTGTTCGATGACCCGTCGTACGTCAACGTGCAGAACATGGACAAGACGCGCCAAGCGtcggccgccggcccccccgccaCAGCCAACGGCAGCGCCCAGAGGGACCTCTTCGACATGA AGCCCTTTGAAGATGCCCTGCGTGTGCCCCCGGCCGTGGCTGTGGGGCTTCCCCCTGCCCAGGTAGTGGCCTCCATGGAGGAGCAGCTGCGACGGGAGCCCTGGTACCACGGGAAGATGAACCGTAAAGAGGCCGAGAAGCTGCTGAAGGTGAACGGAGACTTTCTGGTGCGGGAGAGCACCACCACCCCTGGCCAGTACGTGCTGACCGGCTTGCAGGGGGGGCAGCCCAAGCATCTGCTGCTCGTGGATCCGGAGGGAGTG GTGAGGACGAAAGATCACCGCTTCGAGAGCGTCAGCCACCTCATCAGCTACCACATGGACAATCACCTGCCCATCATCTCGGCCGGCAGCGAGATGTGCCTGCAGCAGCCGGTGGAGAGGAGACTGTGA
- the SHC1 gene encoding SHC-transforming protein 1 isoform X1 yields MDLLQKSKYSHLRNESVSSLEEAVGGLGVPASPVESLAGARSLPASLSSSSLCSAAPLGELSPESEDSPTTLCSFFPKMANLKLSNPANLLSLRGSSAGSSPGDPGPAGTLAPAPRGATGPDSAGPVAVCSQDMNKLSCGKKTRVEGGQLGGDEWTRHGSFVNKPTRGWLHPDDKVMGPGVSYHVRYMGCVEVLQSMRALDFNTRTQVTREAIGLVCEAVPGAKGAVRRRKPCGRSLNSILGKSNLKFAGMPITLTISTSSLNLMASDCKQIIANHHMQSISFASGGDPDTAEYVAYVAKDPVNQRACHILECPEGLAQDVISTIGQAFELRFKQYLKNPPKLVTPHDRMAGFDGSAWDEEEEEPAPDHQYYNDFPGKEPPIGGVVDMRLRDGAAQTPNHLGATLPVGQTSGGDYDPRKQHAPAQAGREKYPAPVGASGRTDLFDDPSYVNVQNMDKTRQASAAGPPATANGSAQRDLFDMKPFEDALRVPPAVAVGLPPAQVVASMEEQLRREPWYHGKMNRKEAEKLLKVNGDFLVRESTTTPGQYVLTGLQGGQPKHLLLVDPEGVVRTKDHRFESVSHLISYHMDNHLPIISAGSEMCLQQPVERRL; encoded by the exons ATGGATCTGCTGCAGAAGAGCAAATACAGCCACCTGCGGAATGAGTCCGTCTCCTCTCTGGAGGAGGCCGTGGGGGGCCTGGGGGTCCCGGCCTCCCCCGTGGAGTCCCTTGCAGGCGCGCGgtctctgcctgcctccctctcctcctcctccctctgctccGCGGCGCCTCTCGGGGAGCTCTCACCCGAGTCGGAGGACAGCCCCACCACCCTCTGCTCCTTCTTCCCCAAAATGGCCAACCTGAAGCTCTCGAATCCCGCCAACCTGCTCAGCCTGCGGGGCTCCTCGGCCGGCAGTAGCCCAGgggaccccggccctgccgggaCGCTGGCACCGGCACCGAGGGGGGCTACTGGCCCTGACTCAGCGGGACCTGTCGCTGTCTGTTCCCAGGATATGAACAAGTTGAGCTGCGGGAAGAAGACGCGGGTGGAAGGCGGCCAGCTGGGGGGTGACGAATGGACCCGCCACGGCAGCTTCGTCAATAAGCCCACCCGCGGCTGGCTGCACCCCGATGACAAGGTCATGGGCCCCGGGGTCTCCTACCACGTCCGG TACATGGGCTGCGTGGAAGTTCTCCAGTCCATGAGGGCTTTGGATTTCAACACCAGGACACAGGTCACCAG GGAGGCCATTGGGCTGGTGTGCGAGGCTGTGCCCGGGGCCAAGGGAGCCGTGCGGAGGAGGAAG CCCTGTGGCCGCTCCCTGAACTCCATCCTGGGCAAGAGCAACCTGAAGTTCGCCGGCATGCCCATCACCTTGACCATCTCCACCAGCAGCCTCAACCTCATGGCTTCTGACTGCAAGCAG ATCATTGCCAACCACCACATGCAGTCCATCTCCTTCGCTTCTGGGGGAGACCCG GACACAGCCGAGTACGTCGCTTATGTTGCCAAAGACCCCGTCAATCAGAGAG cctgccatATCCTGGAGTGCCCCGAGGGCTTGGCGCAGGACGTGATCAGTACCATCGGGCAGGCCTTCGAGCTGCGGTTCAAGCAGTACCTGAAAAACCCCCCAAAGCTGGTGACACCCCATGACAG GATGGCAGGGTTTGATGGCTCTGcctgggatgaggaagaggaggaaccagcCCCGGATCACCAGTACTACAACGACTTCCCCGGCAAGGAGCCTCCCATTGGGGGGGTCGTGGACATGCGGCTGCGGGATGGGGCTGCTCAGACCCCCAATCACTTGGGGGCCACGCTG cccgtgggccAGACGTCGGGCGGGGACTACGACCCCCGGAAGCAGCACGCTCCTGCCCAAG CAGGGAGAGAGAAATACCCAGCTCCGGTGGGTGCGTCCGGCCGCACGGATCTGTTCGATGACCCGTCGTACGTCAACGTGCAGAACATGGACAAGACGCGCCAAGCGtcggccgccggcccccccgccaCAGCCAACGGCAGCGCCCAGAGGGACCTCTTCGACATGA AGCCCTTTGAAGATGCCCTGCGTGTGCCCCCGGCCGTGGCTGTGGGGCTTCCCCCTGCCCAGGTAGTGGCCTCCATGGAGGAGCAGCTGCGACGGGAGCCCTGGTACCACGGGAAGATGAACCGTAAAGAGGCCGAGAAGCTGCTGAAGGTGAACGGAGACTTTCTGGTGCGGGAGAGCACCACCACCCCTGGCCAGTACGTGCTGACCGGCTTGCAGGGGGGGCAGCCCAAGCATCTGCTGCTCGTGGATCCGGAGGGAGTG GTGAGGACGAAAGATCACCGCTTCGAGAGCGTCAGCCACCTCATCAGCTACCACATGGACAATCACCTGCCCATCATCTCGGCCGGCAGCGAGATGTGCCTGCAGCAGCCGGTGGAGAGGAGACTGTGA
- the PYGO2 gene encoding pygopus homolog 2, with protein sequence MAAPHAEKLEGGVPAPPPPPGPPHPAGSAAAGGPGRKQGKAGLQMKSPEKKRRKSNTQGPAYSHLSEFAPPPTPMVDHLVASNPFEDDFGAPKVGAAPAPFLGSPVPFGGFRVQGGMSPQVPPGYGGGPQPLRRQPPPFAPGQMGPAFSMPPQNPNYVQPGGMSFPGQPFSQPLGQNFSPPTGQLMQGPVGGFGPMISPTMGQPPRGDMGPGPALNPSGGPAVAQRFSQPGNLFGQSPMPRPGQNMPPLPPTASPFPGADPSFPASGEEGGKNLNPPPSTFAQEQHSGSPAAVNGAQPGFAPNNASRGTGTPETNSLPPPPPGKAAGGSGHQPPPGLVYPCGACRNEVNDDQDAILCEASCQKWFHRECTGMTENAYGLLTTEASAVWACDFCLKTKEIQSVYVREGMGQLVAANDG encoded by the exons ATGGCGGCCCCGCACGCAGAGAAGCTGGAGGGAggcgtcccggccccgccgcccccgccggggcccccgcaccccgcgggcagcgccgcagccGGTGGGCCCGGCCGGAAGCAGGGGAAGGCAG GGCTGCAGATGAAGAGCCCCGAGAAGAAACGGCGCAAGTCCAACACACAG GGCCCCGCCTACTCCCACCTCTCGGAGTTCGCCCCGCCGCCCACCCCCATGGTGGATCACCTGGTCGCCTCCAACCCATTCGAGGATGATTTCGGGGCCCCCAAGGTGGGGGCGGCCCCCGCCCCCTTTCTGGGCAGCCCCGTCCCCTTCGGCGGCTTCCGCGTCCAGGGGGGGATGTCACCGCAGGTGCCCCCCGGTTACGGCGGGGGCCCGCAGCCCCTGCGGAGGCAGCCCCCCCCCTTCGCCCCCGGGCAGATGGGCCCGGCCTTCAGCATgcccccccagaaccccaacTACGTCCAGCCCGGGGGGATGAGTTTCCCCGGGCAGCCCTTCAGCCAACCCCTCGGACAGAACTTCAGCCCCCCCACGGGGCAGCTCATGCAGGGGCCCGTCGGGGGCTTTGGGCCCATGATCTCCCCAACCatggggcagcccccccggggggACATGGGCCCCGGGCCGGCCCTCAACCCCTCCGGGGGACCAGCAGTGGCTCAACGCTTCAGCCAACCCGGCAACCTCTTTGGACAGTCGCCCATGCCGCGCCCGGGGCAGAACatgccccctctgccccccaccgccagccccttccccggggctgaCCCCAGCTTCCCTGCCAGCGGCGAGGAGGGGGGCAAGAACCTCAACCCCCCGCCCAGTACCTTTGCCCAGGAGCAGCACTCGGGCTCCCCCGCCGCCGTCAATGGGGCGCAGCCTGGTTTCGCCCCCAACAATGCCAGCCGCGGCACCGGCACCCCGGAAACCAACagcctcccgcctcccccccccggcAAGGCAGCCGGCGGGTCGGGTCACCAACCACCCCCGGGGCTGGTTTACCCCTGCGGGGCTTGTCGCAACGAGGTGAACGACGACCAGGACGCCATTTTGTGCGAGGCCTCCTGCCAGAAGTGGTTCCACCGGGAGTGCACGGGGATGACGGAGAACGCCTATGGGCTGCTCACCACCGAGGCCTCCGCCGTCTGGGCCTGCGACTTCTGCCTGAAGACGAAGGAGATCCAGTCGGTCTATGTCCGCGAGGGCATGGGACAGCTGGTGGCCGCCAACGACGGTTga
- the SHC1 gene encoding SHC-transforming protein 1 isoform X4, translating into MEYVDMNKLSCGKKTRVEGGQLGGDEWTRHGSFVNKPTRGWLHPDDKVMGPGVSYHVRYMGCVEVLQSMRALDFNTRTQVTREAIGLVCEAVPGAKGAVRRRKPCGRSLNSILGKSNLKFAGMPITLTISTSSLNLMASDCKQIIANHHMQSISFASGGDPDTAEYVAYVAKDPVNQRACHILECPEGLAQDVISTIGQAFELRFKQYLKNPPKLVTPHDRMAGFDGSAWDEEEEEPAPDHQYYNDFPGKEPPIGGVVDMRLRDGAAQTPNHLGATLPVGQTSGGDYDPRKQHAPAQGREKYPAPVGASGRTDLFDDPSYVNVQNMDKTRQASAAGPPATANGSAQRDLFDMKPFEDALRVPPAVAVGLPPAQVVASMEEQLRREPWYHGKMNRKEAEKLLKVNGDFLVRESTTTPGQYVLTGLQGGQPKHLLLVDPEGVVRTKDHRFESVSHLISYHMDNHLPIISAGSEMCLQQPVERRL; encoded by the exons ATGGAGTACGTG GATATGAACAAGTTGAGCTGCGGGAAGAAGACGCGGGTGGAAGGCGGCCAGCTGGGGGGTGACGAATGGACCCGCCACGGCAGCTTCGTCAATAAGCCCACCCGCGGCTGGCTGCACCCCGATGACAAGGTCATGGGCCCCGGGGTCTCCTACCACGTCCGG TACATGGGCTGCGTGGAAGTTCTCCAGTCCATGAGGGCTTTGGATTTCAACACCAGGACACAGGTCACCAG GGAGGCCATTGGGCTGGTGTGCGAGGCTGTGCCCGGGGCCAAGGGAGCCGTGCGGAGGAGGAAG CCCTGTGGCCGCTCCCTGAACTCCATCCTGGGCAAGAGCAACCTGAAGTTCGCCGGCATGCCCATCACCTTGACCATCTCCACCAGCAGCCTCAACCTCATGGCTTCTGACTGCAAGCAG ATCATTGCCAACCACCACATGCAGTCCATCTCCTTCGCTTCTGGGGGAGACCCG GACACAGCCGAGTACGTCGCTTATGTTGCCAAAGACCCCGTCAATCAGAGAG cctgccatATCCTGGAGTGCCCCGAGGGCTTGGCGCAGGACGTGATCAGTACCATCGGGCAGGCCTTCGAGCTGCGGTTCAAGCAGTACCTGAAAAACCCCCCAAAGCTGGTGACACCCCATGACAG GATGGCAGGGTTTGATGGCTCTGcctgggatgaggaagaggaggaaccagcCCCGGATCACCAGTACTACAACGACTTCCCCGGCAAGGAGCCTCCCATTGGGGGGGTCGTGGACATGCGGCTGCGGGATGGGGCTGCTCAGACCCCCAATCACTTGGGGGCCACGCTG cccgtgggccAGACGTCGGGCGGGGACTACGACCCCCGGAAGCAGCACGCTCCTGCCCAAG GGAGAGAGAAATACCCAGCTCCGGTGGGTGCGTCCGGCCGCACGGATCTGTTCGATGACCCGTCGTACGTCAACGTGCAGAACATGGACAAGACGCGCCAAGCGtcggccgccggcccccccgccaCAGCCAACGGCAGCGCCCAGAGGGACCTCTTCGACATGA AGCCCTTTGAAGATGCCCTGCGTGTGCCCCCGGCCGTGGCTGTGGGGCTTCCCCCTGCCCAGGTAGTGGCCTCCATGGAGGAGCAGCTGCGACGGGAGCCCTGGTACCACGGGAAGATGAACCGTAAAGAGGCCGAGAAGCTGCTGAAGGTGAACGGAGACTTTCTGGTGCGGGAGAGCACCACCACCCCTGGCCAGTACGTGCTGACCGGCTTGCAGGGGGGGCAGCCCAAGCATCTGCTGCTCGTGGATCCGGAGGGAGTG GTGAGGACGAAAGATCACCGCTTCGAGAGCGTCAGCCACCTCATCAGCTACCACATGGACAATCACCTGCCCATCATCTCGGCCGGCAGCGAGATGTGCCTGCAGCAGCCGGTGGAGAGGAGACTGTGA
- the SHC1 gene encoding SHC-transforming protein 1 isoform X2 gives MDLLQKSKYSHLRNESVSSLEEAVGGLGVPASPVESLAGARSLPASLSSSSLCSAAPLGELSPESEDSPTTLCSFFPKMANLKLSNPANLLSLRGSSAGSSPGDPGPAGTLAPAPRGATGPDSAGPVAVCSQDMNKLSCGKKTRVEGGQLGGDEWTRHGSFVNKPTRGWLHPDDKVMGPGVSYHVRYMGCVEVLQSMRALDFNTRTQVTREAIGLVCEAVPGAKGAVRRRKPCGRSLNSILGKSNLKFAGMPITLTISTSSLNLMASDCKQIIANHHMQSISFASGGDPDTAEYVAYVAKDPVNQRACHILECPEGLAQDVISTIGQAFELRFKQYLKNPPKLVTPHDRMAGFDGSAWDEEEEEPAPDHQYYNDFPGKEPPIGGVVDMRLRDGAAQTPNHLGATLPVGQTSGGDYDPRKQHAPKYPAPVGASGRTDLFDDPSYVNVQNMDKTRQASAAGPPATANGSAQRDLFDMKPFEDALRVPPAVAVGLPPAQVVASMEEQLRREPWYHGKMNRKEAEKLLKVNGDFLVRESTTTPGQYVLTGLQGGQPKHLLLVDPEGVVRTKDHRFESVSHLISYHMDNHLPIISAGSEMCLQQPVERRL, from the exons ATGGATCTGCTGCAGAAGAGCAAATACAGCCACCTGCGGAATGAGTCCGTCTCCTCTCTGGAGGAGGCCGTGGGGGGCCTGGGGGTCCCGGCCTCCCCCGTGGAGTCCCTTGCAGGCGCGCGgtctctgcctgcctccctctcctcctcctccctctgctccGCGGCGCCTCTCGGGGAGCTCTCACCCGAGTCGGAGGACAGCCCCACCACCCTCTGCTCCTTCTTCCCCAAAATGGCCAACCTGAAGCTCTCGAATCCCGCCAACCTGCTCAGCCTGCGGGGCTCCTCGGCCGGCAGTAGCCCAGgggaccccggccctgccgggaCGCTGGCACCGGCACCGAGGGGGGCTACTGGCCCTGACTCAGCGGGACCTGTCGCTGTCTGTTCCCAGGATATGAACAAGTTGAGCTGCGGGAAGAAGACGCGGGTGGAAGGCGGCCAGCTGGGGGGTGACGAATGGACCCGCCACGGCAGCTTCGTCAATAAGCCCACCCGCGGCTGGCTGCACCCCGATGACAAGGTCATGGGCCCCGGGGTCTCCTACCACGTCCGG TACATGGGCTGCGTGGAAGTTCTCCAGTCCATGAGGGCTTTGGATTTCAACACCAGGACACAGGTCACCAG GGAGGCCATTGGGCTGGTGTGCGAGGCTGTGCCCGGGGCCAAGGGAGCCGTGCGGAGGAGGAAG CCCTGTGGCCGCTCCCTGAACTCCATCCTGGGCAAGAGCAACCTGAAGTTCGCCGGCATGCCCATCACCTTGACCATCTCCACCAGCAGCCTCAACCTCATGGCTTCTGACTGCAAGCAG ATCATTGCCAACCACCACATGCAGTCCATCTCCTTCGCTTCTGGGGGAGACCCG GACACAGCCGAGTACGTCGCTTATGTTGCCAAAGACCCCGTCAATCAGAGAG cctgccatATCCTGGAGTGCCCCGAGGGCTTGGCGCAGGACGTGATCAGTACCATCGGGCAGGCCTTCGAGCTGCGGTTCAAGCAGTACCTGAAAAACCCCCCAAAGCTGGTGACACCCCATGACAG GATGGCAGGGTTTGATGGCTCTGcctgggatgaggaagaggaggaaccagcCCCGGATCACCAGTACTACAACGACTTCCCCGGCAAGGAGCCTCCCATTGGGGGGGTCGTGGACATGCGGCTGCGGGATGGGGCTGCTCAGACCCCCAATCACTTGGGGGCCACGCTG cccgtgggccAGACGTCGGGCGGGGACTACGACCCCCGGAAGCAGCACGCTCCT AAATACCCAGCTCCGGTGGGTGCGTCCGGCCGCACGGATCTGTTCGATGACCCGTCGTACGTCAACGTGCAGAACATGGACAAGACGCGCCAAGCGtcggccgccggcccccccgccaCAGCCAACGGCAGCGCCCAGAGGGACCTCTTCGACATGA AGCCCTTTGAAGATGCCCTGCGTGTGCCCCCGGCCGTGGCTGTGGGGCTTCCCCCTGCCCAGGTAGTGGCCTCCATGGAGGAGCAGCTGCGACGGGAGCCCTGGTACCACGGGAAGATGAACCGTAAAGAGGCCGAGAAGCTGCTGAAGGTGAACGGAGACTTTCTGGTGCGGGAGAGCACCACCACCCCTGGCCAGTACGTGCTGACCGGCTTGCAGGGGGGGCAGCCCAAGCATCTGCTGCTCGTGGATCCGGAGGGAGTG GTGAGGACGAAAGATCACCGCTTCGAGAGCGTCAGCCACCTCATCAGCTACCACATGGACAATCACCTGCCCATCATCTCGGCCGGCAGCGAGATGTGCCTGCAGCAGCCGGTGGAGAGGAGACTGTGA
- the SHC1 gene encoding SHC-transforming protein 1 isoform X3 translates to MDLLQKSKYSHLRNESVSSLEEAVGGLGVPASPVESLAGARSLPASLSSSSLCSAAPLGELSPESEDSPTTLCSFFPKMANLKLSNPANLLSLRGSSAGSSPGDPGPAGTLAPAPRGATGPDSAGPVAVCSQDMNKLSCGKKTRVEGGQLGGDEWTRHGSFVNKPTRGWLHPDDKVMGPGVSYHVRYMGCVEVLQSMRALDFNTRTQVTREAIGLVCEAVPGAKGAVRRRKPCGRSLNSILGKSNLKFAGMPITLTISTSSLNLMASDCKQIIANHHMQSISFASGGDPDTAEYVAYVAKDPVNQRACHILECPEGLAQDVISTIGQAFELRFKQYLKNPPKLVTPHDRMAGFDGSAWDEEEEEPAPDHQYYNDFPGKEPPIGGVVDMRLRDGAAQTPNHLGATLPVGQTSGGDYDPRKQHAPAQGREKYPAPVGASGRTDLFDDPSYVNVQNMDKTRQASAAGPPATANGSAQRDLFDMKPFEDALRVPPAVAVGLPPAQVVASMEEQLRREPWYHGKMNRKEAEKLLKVNGDFLVRESTTTPGQYVLTGLQGGQPKHLLLVDPEGVVRTKDHRFESVSHLISYHMDNHLPIISAGSEMCLQQPVERRL, encoded by the exons ATGGATCTGCTGCAGAAGAGCAAATACAGCCACCTGCGGAATGAGTCCGTCTCCTCTCTGGAGGAGGCCGTGGGGGGCCTGGGGGTCCCGGCCTCCCCCGTGGAGTCCCTTGCAGGCGCGCGgtctctgcctgcctccctctcctcctcctccctctgctccGCGGCGCCTCTCGGGGAGCTCTCACCCGAGTCGGAGGACAGCCCCACCACCCTCTGCTCCTTCTTCCCCAAAATGGCCAACCTGAAGCTCTCGAATCCCGCCAACCTGCTCAGCCTGCGGGGCTCCTCGGCCGGCAGTAGCCCAGgggaccccggccctgccgggaCGCTGGCACCGGCACCGAGGGGGGCTACTGGCCCTGACTCAGCGGGACCTGTCGCTGTCTGTTCCCAGGATATGAACAAGTTGAGCTGCGGGAAGAAGACGCGGGTGGAAGGCGGCCAGCTGGGGGGTGACGAATGGACCCGCCACGGCAGCTTCGTCAATAAGCCCACCCGCGGCTGGCTGCACCCCGATGACAAGGTCATGGGCCCCGGGGTCTCCTACCACGTCCGG TACATGGGCTGCGTGGAAGTTCTCCAGTCCATGAGGGCTTTGGATTTCAACACCAGGACACAGGTCACCAG GGAGGCCATTGGGCTGGTGTGCGAGGCTGTGCCCGGGGCCAAGGGAGCCGTGCGGAGGAGGAAG CCCTGTGGCCGCTCCCTGAACTCCATCCTGGGCAAGAGCAACCTGAAGTTCGCCGGCATGCCCATCACCTTGACCATCTCCACCAGCAGCCTCAACCTCATGGCTTCTGACTGCAAGCAG ATCATTGCCAACCACCACATGCAGTCCATCTCCTTCGCTTCTGGGGGAGACCCG GACACAGCCGAGTACGTCGCTTATGTTGCCAAAGACCCCGTCAATCAGAGAG cctgccatATCCTGGAGTGCCCCGAGGGCTTGGCGCAGGACGTGATCAGTACCATCGGGCAGGCCTTCGAGCTGCGGTTCAAGCAGTACCTGAAAAACCCCCCAAAGCTGGTGACACCCCATGACAG GATGGCAGGGTTTGATGGCTCTGcctgggatgaggaagaggaggaaccagcCCCGGATCACCAGTACTACAACGACTTCCCCGGCAAGGAGCCTCCCATTGGGGGGGTCGTGGACATGCGGCTGCGGGATGGGGCTGCTCAGACCCCCAATCACTTGGGGGCCACGCTG cccgtgggccAGACGTCGGGCGGGGACTACGACCCCCGGAAGCAGCACGCTCCTGCCCAAG GGAGAGAGAAATACCCAGCTCCGGTGGGTGCGTCCGGCCGCACGGATCTGTTCGATGACCCGTCGTACGTCAACGTGCAGAACATGGACAAGACGCGCCAAGCGtcggccgccggcccccccgccaCAGCCAACGGCAGCGCCCAGAGGGACCTCTTCGACATGA AGCCCTTTGAAGATGCCCTGCGTGTGCCCCCGGCCGTGGCTGTGGGGCTTCCCCCTGCCCAGGTAGTGGCCTCCATGGAGGAGCAGCTGCGACGGGAGCCCTGGTACCACGGGAAGATGAACCGTAAAGAGGCCGAGAAGCTGCTGAAGGTGAACGGAGACTTTCTGGTGCGGGAGAGCACCACCACCCCTGGCCAGTACGTGCTGACCGGCTTGCAGGGGGGGCAGCCCAAGCATCTGCTGCTCGTGGATCCGGAGGGAGTG GTGAGGACGAAAGATCACCGCTTCGAGAGCGTCAGCCACCTCATCAGCTACCACATGGACAATCACCTGCCCATCATCTCGGCCGGCAGCGAGATGTGCCTGCAGCAGCCGGTGGAGAGGAGACTGTGA